Proteins co-encoded in one Deferribacterota bacterium genomic window:
- the ccsA gene encoding cytochrome c biogenesis protein CcsA, which yields MLNLSSFTLYVFSFFLFLFGYIKESKKGFNVAFLLFIFALLINFIIVLSSWYEFYIFPTISFNDTLLFLNLVIAIMFLFFYIVYKNTYLFVFILPFIIALFIVTFIFKNTSVVEIQKNTLLLYIHLPFSIIGTALFFISSFCGIVYFYQERQLKKKNMKFINGMNIPLFTINRLLNNFLISGFIIFTIGLITGFIWRFYTVDIDKYQYEGKLIFSIITWLVFGVLISLKKIKGLTPKAVALGSIIGMFALITTYIGLAIFLTG from the coding sequence ATGCTTAATCTTTCTAGTTTTACACTCTATGTTTTTTCATTTTTTTTGTTTTTATTTGGCTATATAAAAGAGAGTAAAAAAGGCTTTAATGTTGCTTTTCTACTATTTATTTTTGCGCTATTAATAAATTTTATAATTGTGCTTTCTAGCTGGTATGAATTTTATATCTTTCCAACAATATCATTTAATGATACCCTCTTGTTTTTAAATTTAGTAATAGCGATCATGTTCTTGTTTTTCTATATTGTTTATAAAAACACCTACCTTTTTGTCTTTATACTTCCCTTTATTATTGCACTTTTTATTGTTACATTTATTTTTAAAAATACCTCAGTTGTAGAGATTCAAAAAAATACCCTTCTTTTATATATACACTTGCCCTTTTCAATAATTGGTACCGCACTTTTCTTTATTTCCTCTTTCTGTGGTATTGTTTACTTTTATCAAGAAAGACAATTAAAAAAGAAGAATATGAAATTTATAAATGGAATGAACATCCCTCTATTTACTATAAATAGATTGTTAAATAATTTTTTAATTAGTGGGTTTATAATATTTACAATAGGACTTATTACAGGTTTTATTTGGAGGTTTTATACTGTTGATATTGATAAGTACCAATATGAGGGTAAGCTTATTTTTTCTATAATAACCTGGCTAGTTTTTGGTGTTTTAATATCACTTAAAAAAATTAAAGGTTTGACACCAAAAGCAGTTGCCTTGGGAAGTATTATTGGGATGTTTGCGCTAATTACTACATATATAGGCCTAGCTATATTTTTGACTGGTTAA
- a CDS encoding PhoH family protein: MCKKNFVIDTNVVLYSPDCLETFKDNNVFIPAVVLEELDKFKNTFDMKGYHAREFIRKLELIRKNGNLLEGVGLKTGGTLYVKFYNGTNDMPNEFCNSINDNFILGVAQDIKNNSDNETILISKDVNLRIKANVIGIKAEDYYHDKSNKTFELNNDILLTEDYIIDHLYKDDCMQAKDMIILNNLERIISNNDYFLIRSIDNEKKSALVKFIRNGENEYFEVIKTNPSIFGVVPINYKQRFLVDALLNPNINIVFAIGIAGTGKTLLSISAALTAIFKKEFKKLVITRSPVPMGRDLGYLPGKILEKMDPWLKPIYDNLELLIDQINDSKNPVIKDDNLLKKHMNEITMEYLNALGIIEIEALTYIRGRTFHDTFLIIDEAQNLTPHEVKTIITRAGNNTKIVLTGDPFQIDNPYLDERDNGLVYASEKFKNMESTIAASIYLSKCERSLLAEQAAEFL, from the coding sequence TTGTGTAAGAAAAACTTTGTTATCGATACAAATGTTGTTTTGTATTCACCTGATTGTTTGGAAACCTTTAAGGATAATAATGTGTTTATACCTGCTGTTGTTCTAGAAGAGTTGGATAAGTTTAAAAACACCTTTGACATGAAAGGCTATCATGCTCGTGAGTTTATTAGAAAACTTGAGCTTATTAGAAAGAATGGAAATCTTTTGGAGGGAGTGGGGCTTAAAACAGGTGGTACATTATATGTAAAATTTTATAACGGTACAAATGATATGCCTAATGAATTCTGTAATAGCATTAATGATAATTTTATTTTAGGTGTGGCACAAGATATTAAAAACAATTCTGATAATGAAACAATTTTGATTTCAAAAGATGTAAATTTAAGGATTAAGGCAAATGTAATTGGTATAAAGGCAGAAGATTATTATCATGATAAGAGCAATAAAACATTCGAATTAAACAATGATATTTTATTAACTGAGGATTACATAATAGACCATCTGTATAAAGATGATTGTATGCAGGCTAAAGATATGATTATATTAAATAATTTGGAAAGAATTATTTCAAATAATGATTATTTCTTAATAAGATCTATTGATAATGAGAAGAAGAGTGCTCTTGTGAAGTTTATAAGAAATGGAGAAAATGAATATTTTGAGGTTATAAAAACTAACCCATCAATATTTGGGGTAGTACCTATCAATTATAAGCAGAGATTTTTAGTTGATGCTCTATTAAATCCTAATATAAATATAGTTTTTGCAATTGGCATTGCTGGGACAGGAAAAACACTACTTTCTATTAGTGCCGCGCTTACAGCAATATTTAAGAAGGAATTTAAAAAACTTGTTATTACAAGATCCCCTGTACCTATGGGTAGAGATTTGGGTTATTTGCCTGGTAAAATTTTAGAGAAGATGGATCCTTGGCTTAAGCCAATTTATGATAATCTAGAACTTTTAATTGACCAGATAAATGATAGCAAAAATCCTGTTATTAAGGATGATAATCTTTTAAAGAAACATATGAATGAGATAACTATGGAGTATTTAAATGCTTTGGGTATTATTGAGATTGAGGCATTAACATATATAAGGGGAAGGACCTTTCACGATACCTTTTTGATAATTGATGAGGCTCAAAATCTTACCCCCCATGAGGTAAAAACAATAATAACACGTGCAGGTAATAATACAAAAATTGTATTAACTGGGGATCCCTTCCAAATAGATAATCCCTATTTAGATGAACGTGATAATGGTTTAGTATATGCATCTGAAAAATTTAAAAATATGGAATCAACTATTGCTGCATCAATTTACCTAAGTAAATGTGAGAGGAGTTTGTTAGCTGAACAGGCAGCTGAGTTTTTGTGA